The Methanobacterium sp. BAmetb5 genome includes a region encoding these proteins:
- a CDS encoding DUF998 domain-containing protein, with amino-acid sequence MSYKEDLSTENQIKGTEPSATHVTLAGIFIFIAAMVVLMGIITGEIFYPPELTYTTAQSMISDLGATVPPNSIITQPSATIFNFAMIIAGILILMGNYFLFKVYHDKIGGILVGLLGLGALGVGVFPGNMTPMHPIFSLMTFICGGLSAIYSYKLIKSPFKYISLLLGLLSLFFLFTYNLFIPVLGGGGVERWVAYPVILWLLGFGGYLMGKGSENNS; translated from the coding sequence ATGTCTTATAAAGAGGATTTATCAACTGAAAACCAGATTAAGGGGACGGAACCATCCGCTACACATGTCACTCTAGCGGGTATTTTCATTTTCATAGCCGCCATGGTGGTTTTAATGGGTATTATAACTGGAGAAATTTTTTACCCTCCAGAACTCACTTACACCACGGCTCAGAGTATGATCAGTGATTTGGGGGCTACAGTGCCTCCTAACAGTATCATAACCCAGCCCTCGGCAACCATATTTAATTTTGCTATGATCATCGCTGGAATTCTGATTCTAATGGGTAATTACTTTCTTTTTAAAGTTTACCACGATAAAATCGGTGGGATACTGGTGGGATTGTTGGGATTAGGAGCCCTCGGTGTGGGGGTATTCCCGGGGAATATGACTCCCATGCACCCCATATTCTCGTTGATGACCTTCATCTGTGGAGGTTTATCGGCTATTTACTCCTACAAATTAATCAAATCACCATTCAAATACATATCACTCCTGTTGGGACTCCTCTCCCTATTTTTCCTCTTCACCTACAACCTGTTCATACCAGTGCTCGGTGGAGGAGGAGTGGAAAGATGGGTGGCTTACCCGGTTATCCTTTGGCTGCTGGGATTCGGAGGATACCTGATGGGAAAAGGATCAGAAAATAACTCTTAA
- a CDS encoding alpha/beta fold hydrolase, with amino-acid sequence MSSLNLDNFRALAERFVSQMLQGNYEMAVQQFDNQMKTAIPLPELKKSWQRLTIPAGDLIQSGVLQTAELEGHQIVSVRCQFERANIDVQVVFNSKGRISGLSIIPSQTEYHPPDYVDDSTFREVEVTVGRGKWSLPGTITLPTGSGPFPGVVLVHGSGPNDRDETLGPNKIFRDIAWGLASKGIAVLRYDKRTLQHASKFTPDQLAQLTVQEEVIDDALLAADLLRQTPEIDPKSVYLLGHSLGASVAPRIGQEDPDLAGLIIMAGIIRPLEDTILEQFTYLYSLSGKMTREQKDTLESLKVKVARAKDPELSADVPSKELPLGMSASYFLDLRNHPTKEIIKNLEMPLLILQGGRDYQVSPTKDFKVWEKELESREDVTCHLFPSLNHLFIEGEGKSTPTEYGVEGHISAEVIQTISDWLI; translated from the coding sequence ATGAGTTCTTTAAATTTGGATAATTTTAGGGCACTGGCCGAAAGATTCGTGTCCCAGATGTTACAGGGTAACTACGAAATGGCTGTCCAACAGTTTGATAACCAGATGAAAACTGCTATTCCTTTACCTGAGTTGAAAAAGTCCTGGCAACGTTTAACCATACCCGCAGGTGATTTAATCCAGTCTGGAGTGTTGCAAACCGCGGAACTGGAAGGACACCAGATCGTCAGTGTAAGGTGCCAGTTTGAACGGGCCAACATTGATGTACAGGTCGTGTTCAACAGTAAGGGCCGTATCAGTGGATTAAGCATAATACCCTCCCAAACTGAGTACCATCCACCAGATTACGTGGATGATTCCACCTTTAGAGAGGTTGAAGTGACTGTTGGCCGCGGGAAATGGTCTTTACCCGGAACTATCACCCTTCCCACTGGTTCTGGGCCGTTTCCGGGCGTGGTTCTGGTCCATGGTTCTGGTCCCAATGATCGGGACGAAACTCTGGGACCCAATAAAATATTTCGGGATATCGCCTGGGGCTTGGCTTCAAAGGGAATTGCAGTCTTAAGGTATGATAAAAGAACCCTCCAACATGCTTCAAAGTTTACACCGGACCAGTTGGCTCAGCTGACGGTGCAGGAAGAAGTTATTGATGATGCTCTCCTGGCAGCAGATTTATTGCGCCAGACCCCAGAAATCGATCCAAAAAGTGTATATTTACTGGGCCACAGTTTAGGTGCATCTGTTGCTCCACGTATCGGGCAGGAGGACCCGGATCTGGCAGGATTGATTATAATGGCCGGTATTATCCGGCCCCTGGAGGATACCATCCTGGAACAGTTCACCTACCTTTACAGTCTTTCGGGTAAGATGACCAGGGAACAGAAGGATACACTGGAATCTTTAAAGGTTAAAGTGGCTCGTGCAAAGGATCCTGAGCTTTCCGCAGATGTTCCATCAAAAGAGCTGCCTTTGGGTATGTCAGCATCCTATTTCTTAGATCTGCGCAACCACCCCACTAAAGAAATCATTAAAAACCTGGAAATGCCCCTGTTGATCCTGCAGGGAGGACGTGATTATCAGGTGTCACCAACCAAAGACTTCAAAGTGTGGGAAAAGGAGCTTGAATCTAGAGAAGATGTCACCTGCCATCTATTCCCCAGTTTAAACCATTTGTTCATTGAAGGAGAAGGTAAATCAACTCCCACTGAATACGGAGTAGAGGGACATATCAGTGCAGAAGTGATACAAACCATCAGCGATTGGTTGATATAG
- a CDS encoding DNA glycosylase, with protein MKTQFNFNPKGPFNLSLTINSGQTSQPPWKEDSHHFQELVIVNGAPCLVKIGHEDSDPENRVNIMAESPEEISGKAIESKVRDIFGLDHDLDQLYDFLGEDPKLKPTIAFCQGLRIFKAHNPFECIISSISSANCSILRWTRSVNDIKRRWGDGYRFSSGDFYTFPSPTVLARAPEHDLEEMQRCEDNLPPDFVFDKNLQACGVGYRAKYIINASHMVQSEINLDKLARMKYEKAFDTILQLPGVGPKVADCILLYGLGMGEAFPVDVWIKRIIEYLYFPGEELKPQEVREFGMEHYGDWAGYVQLYLFHYARKSGLLESLKKK; from the coding sequence ATGAAAACCCAGTTTAACTTCAACCCTAAAGGACCCTTCAACCTGTCCCTCACCATCAACAGTGGCCAGACCAGCCAGCCCCCGTGGAAAGAGGATAGTCATCATTTCCAGGAACTGGTGATAGTGAATGGTGCTCCATGTCTGGTAAAGATTGGTCATGAAGATTCAGATCCAGAAAATAGGGTAAATATCATGGCAGAATCTCCAGAAGAGATTTCAGGAAAAGCCATTGAAAGTAAGGTCCGGGATATTTTTGGTCTTGACCATGATCTGGACCAGTTATACGATTTTTTAGGTGAAGATCCTAAACTAAAACCAACCATTGCCTTCTGCCAGGGTCTCAGAATCTTTAAAGCCCATAACCCATTTGAATGTATTATATCTTCAATATCTTCGGCTAACTGTTCCATATTACGCTGGACACGCTCAGTGAATGATATTAAAAGGAGGTGGGGTGATGGATACCGGTTCAGCTCCGGTGATTTTTACACCTTCCCCTCCCCAACTGTACTGGCCCGTGCTCCGGAACATGACCTAGAAGAGATGCAACGCTGTGAAGATAACCTGCCCCCGGATTTCGTCTTTGATAAAAATCTCCAGGCCTGCGGGGTTGGATACCGGGCTAAATATATTATTAATGCCTCGCACATGGTGCAATCCGAAATAAACCTGGATAAACTGGCCAGAATGAAGTACGAAAAAGCATTTGACACTATCCTACAGCTACCGGGTGTGGGGCCCAAGGTGGCCGACTGTATCCTGCTCTACGGTTTGGGGATGGGAGAGGCTTTCCCGGTGGATGTGTGGATTAAAAGGATCATAGAATACCTTTATTTCCCTGGTGAGGAACTTAAACCACAGGAAGTCCGTGAATTTGGTATGGAACATTACGGTGACTGGGCAGGGTACGTTCAGCTCTATTTATTCCATTATGCCCGGAAATCTGGGCTTTTAGAATCTTTAAAGAAAAAATAA
- a CDS encoding head GIN domain-containing protein — protein sequence MGKMSYTLVLGILLCIVVAASGCTQQTGTGNQTPDVKGITTVALNGPGTLIIQQGDNESFRMEADSNLMSKISTTVSGNTLSINNLNSVGNGAVKFYVTLKNLKTLVTNGGGNSEITGLNTDKLTITLDNGKMTLSGTTQNMVATINGGGNIDANNLQSQTATVTINGQGKANVNVINTLTAIVNGGGSITYTGSPQVTQQVNGQGSVTKSG from the coding sequence ATGGGAAAAATGTCTTATACTCTTGTACTTGGTATACTGTTGTGTATTGTTGTGGCTGCCTCAGGATGTACCCAGCAAACTGGAACTGGGAACCAGACCCCGGATGTTAAGGGGATTACCACTGTTGCTTTAAATGGCCCTGGTACCTTAATCATCCAGCAGGGTGACAATGAATCCTTCCGAATGGAAGCAGATAGTAATTTGATGTCTAAAATTTCCACCACTGTATCGGGGAACACCCTGTCAATCAACAACCTGAACAGTGTGGGTAATGGGGCTGTAAAATTCTACGTCACCCTTAAAAATTTGAAAACCCTCGTCACCAATGGCGGAGGTAACTCGGAAATCACCGGCCTGAACACCGATAAACTCACCATTACCCTGGATAACGGTAAAATGACCCTTTCGGGTACTACCCAGAATATGGTGGCCACCATCAACGGAGGGGGTAACATAGACGCCAATAACTTACAGAGCCAAACTGCCACCGTGACCATTAACGGGCAAGGAAAAGCCAATGTTAACGTGATAAACACTCTCACCGCAATAGTTAATGGTGGAGGTTCCATAACCTACACTGGTAGCCCTCAGGTAACCCAGCAGGTCAATGGTCAGGGTTCCGTGACCAAAAGCGGTTAA